A region from the Felis catus isolate Fca126 chromosome F1, F.catus_Fca126_mat1.0, whole genome shotgun sequence genome encodes:
- the LOC101095793 gene encoding olfactory receptor 6N2 → MERRNHSSLAEFVFLGFPKVGHVRGWLFALLLLAYLFTFCGNLLTFLAIRLNAALHTPMYHFVSILSLLELWYTATTIPSMLANLLREKKTISFAGCLLQTYFFHSLGASECYLLTAMAYDRYLAICQPLHYPAVMTPTLCGKLAAGCWTCGFLCPISEVILVSQLPFCGYNEIQHIFCDFPPLLSLACKDTSTNVLVDFAINAFIILITFLFIMVSYGRIISAVLKIKTAEGRKKAFSTCASHLTVVLIFFGSIIFMYVRLKKSYSLTLDRTLAVVYSVLTPLVNPIIYSLRNKELIKAIKRTICQKSGRAHH, encoded by the coding sequence atGGAACGGAGAAACCATTCGAGCCTGGCCGAGTTCGTGTTCCTTGGTTTCCCCAAAGTGGGACATGTCAGGGGCTGGCTTTTTGCCCTGTTGCTGTTGGCATATCTGTTCACTTTCTGCGGCAACTTGCTCACCTTCTTGGCCATACGACTGAACGCGGCCCTGCACACACCCATGTACCACTTTGTCAGTATACTCTCCTTATTGGAACTGTGGTATACAGCCACCACCATCCCCAGCATGCTAGCCAATCTTCTCCGTGAGAAGAAGACCATTTCTTTTGCCGGATGCCTCCTTCAGACCTACTTCTTCCACTCTCTAGGGGCCTCGGAATGCTACCTTCTTACAGCCATGGCCTATGACCGATACCTGGCCATCTGCCAGCCCCTCCACTACCCTGCAGTCATGACCCCGACACTCTGTGGCAAGTTGGCTGCTGGTTGTTGGACTTGTGGCTTCCTGTGTCCCATTTCTGAAGTCATCCTGGTCTCCCAGCTCCCCTTTTGTGGCTATAATGAAATTCAACACATCTTCTGTGACTTTCCACCTCTGCTGAGCCTGGCCTGCAAGGACACATCCACGAATGTCCTTGTGGACTTTGCTATCAACGCCTTTATCATCCTTATCACCTTCCTCTTTATTATGGTTTCTTATGGAAGAATCATCAGTGCTGTACTGAAGATAAAAACAGCcgaaggaagaaagaaggcctTCTCTACCTGTGCCTCACATCTCACTGTGGTTCTCATCTTTTTTGGGAGTATCATTTTCATGTACGTGCGCCTAAAGAAGAGCTATTCCCTGACCCTTGACCGCACACTTGCTGTAGTCTACTCTGTACTAACACCACTCGTCAACCCAATTATCTACAGTCTTCGTAACAAGGAACTCATTAAGGCCATCAAGAGGACCATCTGCCAGAAGTCAGGAAGGGCTCACCATTGA